The bacterium genome segment GCGGTGCCCCAGGGCCCCGGCCTCGGGGTGACCCTGGATCCCGGCAAAGTGGAGCGTTACCGGTGCTCCTAGCGGCCGGTCGCCGAGTGCCACGGCCGTGCACGGGTGGAGCGCGGAGCCTGCCCGCATCCGGACGTTCGCGACGCGCACCGCCCCAACATGGCGTGGGAGGCTCCCGCCGGGGCGACGGGCACGGCCCGCAGCAGGCCGTCGCACCGCCGGCGGTACGCACGAGAGGTGGCACGGGAGCAGGTGGGGGCCGCGCCCGCGCCGGAGAGGCGGGATGCGCGTGAGGCACAGGGAGGAGGACTGGACCATGGATCGAGTGTTGTCGTTTCTGCCGGTTCCTGATCGGCCGGGGAAGCCGCGCGACACCGGGATCACGATCGCGCGGGATGACGGTCTGGGATTCGAGACCGCGAAGGCGCTGGTGGAGTCGGTGGGGCCGTTCATCGACTACATGAAGTTGCGGCACTTCTTCGTGCTCACCGCGAGCCGCGACTCGAACGATCTCACGAGCCGGAAGGTCCGGCTCTACCGGCAACACGCGATCGATGTGCTCCCCGGCGGGATCGTCTTTGAGATCGCCATGATCAAGGGCCTTGTCGATCGGTACTTTGACGCGATCGCCGCGTTCGGGTGCTCGGCCGTGGAGTGTTCGGAGAACATGATCACCATCGCCCCGCCGACGCGCCGCGAGGTGTTGCGGCAGGCCGGTCGCACGGGGCTCAAGGTGTTGTGGGAGGTGGGCGACAAATACCCGGGCGCGGCGCCGGACCTGGAAGAGCTCGTCGCCGAGATTCGCCAGCTCCTCGAGTGGGGGGCGACGAAGGTCGTCGTGGAGCGGTCCTACACCGATCTGCTGCTCGGTCCCGACGGACACCTGCCGACCGCGCGCTACATCGTGGACCTCGTGGAGGCGGTTGGCCTGCGCCACCTGACCTTCGAGGCCGAAACGCCCGCACACCAGCGGTGGTTCCTGCACACGTTCGGCCCCGACGTCAACATCGGGCCAAATATTCCGCCCGAGATGGTGATGAAGCTCGAACCGACGCGCCGTACGTTGAGTCGGGAAGGCGGCTACACGTGGGTGACCGCGCTGGCCGAGCTCGAAGGCGGCGAGCGCCGAGGCTGGACTACGGTCGCGATGGGAGGTGCGCAATGATCGGACGCGCCGTGCGAACGGCCCTGACCATCACCGCGGGGGTGGTTCTAATGCTCGGAGGGTTCGGCGACGCGCCTGCGGCGCTGGGTGCCGCCGATGCCTATCCGACTCGGACCATCACGATCTACACGCCGTTTGCGGCGGGCTCGACGAACGATATCGAAGCGCGCGTGCTCGCCCTCGGCCTGCGCGACGTGTTTCATCAGCCCGTGATCGTCGTGAACGCGCCCGGCGCGAGCGGCGGGGTTGCGCTCACGCAGGTGGAAACGAGGCCCGCGGACGGGTATTCGCTGTTGTTGGACACGCGGACGCTCTCGTTCATCCTCGCGAGCGGCGATGCCCACTACGCCGTCAAGGACGTCGCGGCGATCGTGCGGCTCGATGGAGAGGCGCTCTCCCTGTTCGTACGCAGCAGCAGCCCGTTTCGGTCGCTCGCTGACTTCGTCCAGGCGGCGAAGGCCAGCCCAGGCAAGCTGGTGATCGGCGGCCCCGGTGTTGTCGAGGTCAACCACCAGGCGGAGGTCGAATTTGCCGATGCCGCCGGCATCGACGTGGCGTGGGTACCGTTTGCGGGCGGCGGCCAAGTGGTGACGGCGGTGCTGGGAGGCCACCTGGACGCCGGCATGACCGCGCCGAGTAACGCGCTCGGTAATGTGCAGGCGGGGACGATGCGCTACTTGGCCCTCGCCGCCAAACCGCCGTACACACCGCTCCCGACGGCGCCCACGTTCACGGGCGCCGGCTATCCGCTCGTGGAGTACGTTTGGCGGGGTGTCGTGACCCGCAGCGGCGTGCCGGACCCGGTCCTGGCCCGGTTGGCGACCGGGATCGATACCGTGCGCCACACCGCGGCGTGGGCCGAGTTCGAGAAGAAGTACGCGCAAGTGGACCTGTTCTTGGGGCCGAGCGCCTTTCAAACCTATCTCGAACGAGAGGTCGAGGCGACGGCGGCGATCGCGAAGCGCCTCTCGCAAGGCCACAAGTGATCGGGCGCGAAGACGAGCGGCCCAGGCAGATCGCCCGCCGCGTCTCGTTCGCAGTCTTCGTCATCCTCGGCGCGGCGGCGTGGGAACAAACGGCTGGCTTCGGGTCCAGCGGCGGCGGTGGGTCAGCGTTGCTGCCGCGCGTGGCGAGCGGCGGGATCATGGTGCTCGGTCTCGTGGGATTGGCGGTGCCGCCTCGGGACCGGGCGGCGCGCCGGTGGCCGCTGGATCGATCCCTGTTCATTCACCTCGCGTATTTTGCCGCCTACGGCATCCTGATGCCGGAGATCGGATTCGTCACCACGACCGTCGCGCTCGCGGTCGCGTTGGTGGTCGGCTTCGGCGGCGGCGTGCGGGCGATCCGTCTGGCGATCGCTGAGGCGGCGTTTGTCGCGGTGGTGTACGTCGTGTTCACGAGGCTGTTTCAGGTCCAGTTCCCCCGCGGTCTGTTGCCGTGAGCCCGTGGGTCGTGCTCCACGCCGTGTTCGCCCTGCCGACGCTGGCCGCGCTCCTGGCGGGCACCGTGGTGGGTATCTTCATCGGCGCGTTGCCCGGGATCGGACCAGCGGTGGGGATCGGATTGTTGCTGCCCCTCAGCTACTTCCTGAGACCGGCCGAGGCGCTGCTGTTCTATGTCAGCCTTTACCAGGCGGCCGAATATGGGGGCTCGATCACGGCCATCGCGGTCAGCACTCCGGGGGCCCCGAACAGCGCGGCGACGATCCTGGATGGGTACGCGCTCAATCGGGCGGGCGCGCCCGGCAAGGCGTTCGGCTACTCTCTGTGGGCGGCGATCTTCGCCTCGTACGCGGGCATCCTAGGGATGTTCTTGCTCGCCCAACCCGCGTCGATCGTCGCTCTTGCGCTCGGCTCTGCGGAATTCGCCGTGCTCGGCGTGTTCGCGCTGACGATGGTCGGCACCTTAAGCGCCAGCGCTCCGCTGGAGGGCCTGCTGTCGGGGCTGTTCGGGTTGTTGTTGAGCACGGTCGGCACCGACCTGATTACCAACGCGCACCGGTACACGTTCGATCAACCCGGTCTGTTTGACGGCGTCCCGCTGCTTCCGGTGCTCGTGGGCGTGTTCGCCTTGCCGCAGGTTGTCCGGCTGTTGAGCGGCCCCGCGCCCGCGCCCGCCACAGGATTGGGGAACCGCTACCGGGTGTGGATTTCGAGGCGCGAGTTCCGGGCGGTGCTGCGACCGACGGTGTTGGGTACGGTTGTGGGATTCGTGCTCGGCCTGCTGCCTGGGCTCTCGGGAAGCGTGCCCCCGTGGGTTTCGTATAATGCGGCGAAATCGATCTCCCGGCATCCCGAACGCTTCGGCACCGGCACTCCGGAGGGCATCGTGGCCCCCGAGGCGACGAACGCCGCGGTCATGCATTCGACTTTGATCCCGGCATTCACGCTCGGGGTGCCCGGGACACCGACGTCCGCGGTGATCCTCGGCGCGATGATGATCGCCGGCCTGCAACCAGGTCCGTTGTTGATGCGGCAGCACGCCGATGTGGTGTACG includes the following:
- a CDS encoding phosphosulfolactate synthase, whose protein sequence is MDRVLSFLPVPDRPGKPRDTGITIARDDGLGFETAKALVESVGPFIDYMKLRHFFVLTASRDSNDLTSRKVRLYRQHAIDVLPGGIVFEIAMIKGLVDRYFDAIAAFGCSAVECSENMITIAPPTRREVLRQAGRTGLKVLWEVGDKYPGAAPDLEELVAEIRQLLEWGATKVVVERSYTDLLLGPDGHLPTARYIVDLVEAVGLRHLTFEAETPAHQRWFLHTFGPDVNIGPNIPPEMVMKLEPTRRTLSREGGYTWVTALAELEGGERRGWTTVAMGGAQ
- a CDS encoding tripartite tricarboxylate transporter substrate binding protein gives rise to the protein MIGRAVRTALTITAGVVLMLGGFGDAPAALGAADAYPTRTITIYTPFAAGSTNDIEARVLALGLRDVFHQPVIVVNAPGASGGVALTQVETRPADGYSLLLDTRTLSFILASGDAHYAVKDVAAIVRLDGEALSLFVRSSSPFRSLADFVQAAKASPGKLVIGGPGVVEVNHQAEVEFADAAGIDVAWVPFAGGGQVVTAVLGGHLDAGMTAPSNALGNVQAGTMRYLALAAKPPYTPLPTAPTFTGAGYPLVEYVWRGVVTRSGVPDPVLARLATGIDTVRHTAAWAEFEKKYAQVDLFLGPSAFQTYLEREVEATAAIAKRLSQGHK
- a CDS encoding tripartite tricarboxylate transporter TctB family protein, which produces MIGREDERPRQIARRVSFAVFVILGAAAWEQTAGFGSSGGGGSALLPRVASGGIMVLGLVGLAVPPRDRAARRWPLDRSLFIHLAYFAAYGILMPEIGFVTTTVALAVALVVGFGGGVRAIRLAIAEAAFVAVVYVVFTRLFQVQFPRGLLP
- a CDS encoding tripartite tricarboxylate transporter permease, whose amino-acid sequence is MSPWVVLHAVFALPTLAALLAGTVVGIFIGALPGIGPAVGIGLLLPLSYFLRPAEALLFYVSLYQAAEYGGSITAIAVSTPGAPNSAATILDGYALNRAGAPGKAFGYSLWAAIFASYAGILGMFLLAQPASIVALALGSAEFAVLGVFALTMVGTLSASAPLEGLLSGLFGLLLSTVGTDLITNAHRYTFDQPGLFDGVPLLPVLVGVFALPQVVRLLSGPAPAPATGLGNRYRVWISRREFRAVLRPTVLGTVVGFVLGLLPGLSGSVPPWVSYNAAKSISRHPERFGTGTPEGIVAPEATNAAVMHSTLIPAFTLGVPGTPTSAVILGAMMIAGLQPGPLLMRQHADVVYELLTGLLISTAALWIMGLLTTQIWARTVSLPRHVLAASIFVLCMVGAYTARSNVFDVWMTLLFGAVGYFMDALGYSIPSLILGLILGGVIETNARQALIISHGSFGVFLSSPISASLLAASVLSILYALRIRRREQGRPPISPGDA